The Candidatus Poribacteria bacterium genome has a segment encoding these proteins:
- the map gene encoding type I methionyl aminopeptidase, which produces MDKLRIKNKLEIEKMKRSGKAAATVLKRIGAAIAPGVSTADLERISQDTIAEVNATSSFLGYQLPEHAPYPATICTSLNDIVIHGIPDEKEVLQEGDIIGIDTAVNIEGYHGDNAYTFPVGDISPPAAQLLNVTRSSLYDAIAEAKPGNRIGDISSKLQGGAESAGFSVLQNFAGHGIGRNLHEAPEIPCLGVAGRGLRLRPGMVLAIETMVNVGLPDVQILEDGWSVSTLDGTLSALFEHTVAILSDGPEILTGSSLWDL; this is translated from the coding sequence ATGGACAAACTTAGAATCAAAAACAAGCTCGAAATTGAGAAGATGAAACGGAGCGGTAAGGCAGCAGCGACGGTGCTAAAGCGCATCGGAGCGGCAATCGCCCCCGGTGTATCGACTGCCGACTTGGAACGCATCTCGCAGGATACAATTGCCGAAGTCAACGCCACATCTTCCTTCTTAGGCTACCAGCTCCCCGAGCACGCGCCTTATCCCGCCACGATATGTACCTCCCTTAACGACATCGTCATTCACGGGATTCCAGACGAAAAGGAAGTGCTGCAGGAAGGCGACATTATCGGGATTGATACAGCCGTCAACATCGAAGGATACCACGGCGATAACGCATACACCTTCCCTGTTGGAGACATCTCACCGCCAGCCGCACAGTTGCTTAACGTGACACGCAGTTCTCTCTACGACGCGATTGCTGAAGCGAAACCCGGAAACCGTATCGGCGACATATCTTCTAAACTACAAGGCGGTGCAGAGTCCGCAGGATTCTCTGTCCTCCAGAATTTTGCTGGACACGGTATCGGGCGGAATCTCCATGAAGCACCAGAGATCCCGTGTCTGGGGGTCGCTGGCCGCGGTTTACGTCTGAGACCGGGGATGGTCCTCGCCATTGAAACGATGGTGAATGTTGGGCTGCCCGATGTCCAGATACTGGAAGACGGTTGGAGCGTCTCAACGCTTGATGGCACGTTATCCGCGCTCTTTGAACATACGGTGGCGATCCTCTCAGACGGACCCGAAATTCTAACGGGGAGCTCATTGTGGGATCTTTAA
- the miaB gene encoding tRNA (N6-isopentenyl adenosine(37)-C2)-methylthiotransferase MiaB: MKNDRLFPLYNKNEIADAPHPPPQVPQDASTSRATPTHARRVYIETYGCQMNVSDSELMAGILARSGHQTVPHLDDADVVLINTCAIRENAETKVINRLKHLNHRKRRDPELIIGVCGCMAQHLRDRLLEAAPYVDLVMGPDAYRQLPTALDSLARDVESHVSLTDRDPFVGLRLDKNEDYADLAPIRKEGIRAWLTIQRGCDKMCTFCIVPFVRGRERSLPLKRLVEDVEKLVDQGFKEVVLLGQTVNSYRDNGADFGELLYTVGEVNGLERVRFTSPHPADATDSMIDAMANSPAVCKHLHLPLQSGSTEVLQRMRRTYTAEEYRTLVSKLRERVPDIALTTDIIVGFCGETDEEFMETYQMMADIRYDSAFMFKYSEREGTLAHKALPDDVPETVKGERLKRIIELQENISTDLNTAVVGNTVAVLVEGESRRDADRYHGKTDGFKTTVFPKADSHIGDIVNVRVHSTTAHTLIGQKV, translated from the coding sequence ATGAAAAACGATAGGCTTTTCCCACTCTACAATAAAAACGAAATCGCAGATGCACCGCATCCACCACCGCAGGTCCCGCAAGACGCAAGTACTTCTCGTGCCACCCCAACACACGCCCGCCGCGTTTACATCGAAACCTATGGGTGCCAGATGAACGTCAGCGACAGCGAACTGATGGCAGGCATCTTAGCGCGAAGTGGACACCAGACGGTCCCACACCTCGACGATGCGGATGTTGTCCTCATCAACACCTGCGCGATACGGGAAAACGCCGAGACGAAAGTTATTAATCGGCTGAAGCATCTGAACCACCGGAAACGTCGCGACCCAGAACTCATTATTGGGGTCTGTGGGTGTATGGCGCAACACCTCCGAGACCGTCTCTTGGAGGCTGCCCCTTATGTTGATCTCGTCATGGGACCGGACGCGTATCGGCAGCTGCCGACGGCTTTGGATTCTTTGGCACGTGATGTCGAATCGCATGTCTCTTTGACGGATCGCGATCCCTTTGTTGGGTTACGATTGGACAAAAACGAGGATTACGCCGACCTCGCACCGATCCGAAAAGAGGGGATTCGGGCATGGCTCACGATTCAGCGGGGCTGCGATAAGATGTGCACCTTCTGTATCGTTCCGTTCGTTCGCGGTAGAGAACGCAGCCTCCCCCTAAAACGCCTCGTTGAAGATGTCGAAAAGCTCGTTGATCAGGGGTTCAAAGAGGTCGTGCTTCTTGGGCAGACCGTCAACTCCTATCGAGATAATGGTGCCGATTTTGGGGAGCTCCTCTACACCGTCGGCGAAGTTAACGGATTGGAACGCGTGCGATTTACCTCGCCACACCCGGCAGACGCAACAGACAGCATGATTGATGCTATGGCGAATTCACCAGCCGTTTGTAAACATCTGCACCTCCCCCTACAATCGGGTTCAACCGAAGTCCTTCAGCGGATGCGCCGCACCTATACAGCAGAGGAATACCGGACACTCGTCTCAAAACTCCGTGAACGCGTCCCTGATATTGCCCTCACAACCGATATTATTGTCGGTTTCTGTGGTGAAACCGATGAAGAGTTCATGGAAACGTATCAGATGATGGCAGATATCCGATACGATTCAGCGTTCATGTTCAAGTATTCCGAACGTGAGGGGACACTCGCACACAAAGCCTTACCCGATGATGTACCTGAAACAGTAAAGGGAGAACGCCTCAAACGGATCATTGAACTCCAAGAAAACATATCTACGGACCTCAACACTGCTGTCGTCGGGAACACCGTTGCAGTGCTCGTAGAAGGCGAATCCCGGCGCGACGCGGATAGATACCACGGAAAAACCGACGGTTTCAAGACGACTGTATTTCCCAAAGCGGACAGCCACATCGGAGATATCGTCAACGTTCGCGTTCACAGCACAACAGCACACACCTTAATTGGGCAGAAGGTCTAA
- a CDS encoding capsule assembly Wzi family protein, with protein sequence MMWRSAGSDRESSAEPSTPTLPIFYAFTLLFASVLFLSTAFGAPNVPLNLDGWVAEALAKLETDGITGGFHRHTAPLSRTDVAGAIRQAESRIRGGVVVPSAIDRKLLEKLKREFAKELAIRDGRRMRFLPQLRMTQEKAAPAFEWGFHYTLGQLEKREAPRLTLYSEFEGHNFESPPLDGKTAEQRIERWRADYTGDFKRGYLQVNSAHLDLLVGRDWLFWGASPYKTVGISDNSPPFDQVRLTSRLGNRLKATAFTAQLDSTWYDDGEKRYLAKRYISGHRLDYQCHDRVEIGVAEWVLYGGDAQTLEWKYANPITFYYALQYNAKADDNVMFAFDAAIRPIDGVRLYGEWVIDDIQYVPEANDPHAVAWLLGATWYPQYLGRHLGIHSEYARVNRWAYTHLVPDNQFTHFGYVIGHPISTDSDTVRFSATYQLTVSADAEVGAVFTRQGEGTIADRFYGEDFRTLPFPTGVVARTTEIGGRFFYRPLNGWNASFLYVWHYTQNSEHRKGATRQAHRLAIQMGYLF encoded by the coding sequence GTGATGTGGCGATCGGCTGGCAGCGATCGGGAATCATCGGCTGAGCCGTCCACTCCCACCCTTCCAATCTTCTACGCTTTCACGCTTCTCTTTGCCTCTGTGCTCTTTCTCAGCACGGCATTCGGGGCACCCAATGTTCCGTTGAATTTGGATGGTTGGGTTGCTGAGGCACTCGCGAAGTTGGAAACCGATGGTATCACCGGTGGGTTCCATCGACACACGGCACCGCTGTCAAGAACAGACGTGGCAGGAGCGATACGGCAGGCTGAATCGCGCATTCGCGGCGGCGTTGTCGTTCCGTCAGCGATAGATAGGAAACTCTTAGAAAAATTAAAACGAGAGTTCGCGAAGGAACTCGCGATCCGCGATGGACGACGGATGCGATTCCTGCCACAACTTCGGATGACTCAAGAAAAAGCGGCTCCGGCGTTTGAATGGGGGTTTCACTATACACTTGGGCAGCTCGAAAAACGAGAAGCACCGCGCCTAACCCTCTACTCTGAATTTGAGGGACATAATTTTGAGAGTCCCCCCTTGGACGGGAAGACGGCAGAGCAACGGATTGAACGTTGGCGTGCGGACTACACTGGCGACTTTAAGAGAGGTTATTTGCAGGTCAATAGCGCGCACCTTGATCTGCTTGTCGGCAGGGATTGGCTCTTTTGGGGGGCGAGTCCATACAAAACCGTTGGCATCTCCGATAACTCGCCACCGTTTGACCAGGTCCGACTTACCAGTAGACTCGGAAACCGACTCAAAGCCACAGCGTTTACGGCGCAACTTGATTCAACGTGGTATGATGACGGTGAAAAACGCTATCTCGCGAAACGTTACATCAGTGGACACCGACTCGATTACCAATGCCACGATCGCGTGGAAATCGGGGTCGCGGAATGGGTGCTTTACGGTGGCGATGCCCAGACGCTTGAATGGAAATACGCAAATCCGATTACTTTCTATTACGCGCTGCAATACAACGCCAAAGCCGACGATAACGTTATGTTCGCCTTTGATGCTGCCATCCGACCGATTGATGGCGTGCGCTTGTATGGTGAATGGGTCATCGACGACATTCAATACGTTCCTGAGGCGAACGATCCACATGCAGTGGCATGGCTCTTGGGAGCGACATGGTATCCGCAATACCTGGGGCGGCACCTCGGAATTCACAGTGAATACGCACGCGTCAACCGATGGGCTTACACACATCTGGTGCCTGATAATCAGTTCACACACTTCGGCTACGTAATCGGACATCCAATCAGCACTGATTCCGATACAGTCCGATTCTCAGCCACCTATCAATTAACTGTCTCCGCGGATGCAGAGGTTGGCGCTGTGTTCACGCGACAGGGGGAAGGCACAATCGCAGATCGGTTTTATGGGGAAGACTTCAGGACACTTCCCTTTCCGACGGGTGTTGTTGCACGGACAACGGAAATCGGTGGGCGGTTCTTCTACCGTCCCCTGAATGGCTGGAATGCCTCGTTCTTATACGTATGGCACTACACGCAGAATTCCGAACATCGTAAAGGGGCGACCCGCCAAGCACATCGACTCGCGATTCAGATGGGGTATCTGTTTTAA
- a CDS encoding cytochrome C assembly protein, producing MKIIGIITAILIFISLYLVFGYARIEGTMLEVQKIFYYHVSAALTVFVAFGVNCVFSIKYLIQRKSTDDLLAVAAAELGLVFCTIALLSGPIWARYAWNTWWNWEARLTSTLVLWLMYVGYFMLRSALEGDKRRLYSAVLGIIAYLDVPIVYYAVDIWHGGLHPDRGTKWNLEATMRQTWMVALLAFIMLFVLLLIVRYRMKKAEARYEIVRQKYLGEAS from the coding sequence ATGAAAATTATAGGTATTATCACCGCGATCCTCATCTTTATCTCGCTCTATCTCGTCTTCGGATATGCCCGCATTGAAGGCACAATGCTCGAAGTTCAAAAAATCTTCTACTATCACGTCTCTGCTGCACTCACCGTTTTTGTCGCCTTCGGTGTTAATTGCGTATTCAGCATCAAATACCTCATCCAACGAAAATCCACCGACGATCTTCTCGCAGTCGCCGCGGCGGAACTGGGCCTCGTCTTTTGCACGATTGCGTTGCTGTCGGGTCCGATCTGGGCGCGATACGCTTGGAATACATGGTGGAATTGGGAAGCACGTCTCACGAGTACACTCGTCCTTTGGCTCATGTACGTCGGTTATTTTATGCTCCGTTCCGCGCTGGAAGGCGACAAACGCAGGCTTTATTCCGCCGTCCTCGGTATTATCGCCTACCTTGACGTCCCCATCGTCTATTATGCCGTAGACATCTGGCACGGAGGGTTGCATCCAGACCGTGGCACCAAATGGAATCTCGAAGCAACGATGCGGCAGACATGGATGGTGGCACTGCTTGCATTCATTATGCTGTTTGTTCTACTGCTCATCGTGCGGTATCGGATGAAGAAGGCGGAAGCGCGTTACGAAATCGTTCGGCAGAAATACTTAGGGGAGGCATCCTAA
- a CDS encoding gamma-glutamyl-gamma-aminobutyrate hydrolase family protein has translation MVPIIGITFGENIEDNPSNNYIKAVKEFGGIPLILYPGVSDFKLDDIDGLLLTGGGDIHPDNFDAEWHPTLYNVDEDRDALEIPLCQEAIAADLPVFGICRGIQVMGVAMGGSLYQDIPSEFPTEASCQSKVNDVDSRHTIEIVAGSRLNQITGKRTDEVNSAHHQAVREKGGGFEVTAWTTEGIIEAMENKSQRFVLGVQYHPERMLETPDFREHRRKLFEAFIAAASE, from the coding sequence ATGGTACCTATTATTGGAATTACATTTGGCGAAAATATTGAGGACAACCCTTCTAATAATTATATTAAAGCCGTTAAAGAGTTCGGAGGTATACCTCTCATACTCTACCCGGGTGTATCGGATTTTAAACTCGACGACATAGACGGACTCTTGCTAACAGGCGGTGGCGATATTCATCCAGACAACTTTGATGCCGAGTGGCACCCAACCCTATATAATGTTGACGAAGATCGCGATGCGCTGGAAATACCGCTCTGTCAAGAGGCAATCGCTGCCGACCTTCCCGTTTTTGGTATCTGCCGTGGTATTCAGGTGATGGGGGTCGCAATGGGGGGCAGTCTATACCAAGATATACCCTCGGAATTCCCAACAGAGGCATCCTGTCAATCAAAGGTGAACGATGTGGATTCTCGGCACACAATTGAGATTGTCGCGGGCAGTCGACTCAACCAAATCACGGGCAAACGCACAGACGAAGTCAATTCCGCCCATCATCAAGCAGTAAGGGAGAAGGGCGGCGGTTTTGAGGTAACAGCGTGGACAACGGAAGGGATTATTGAGGCGATGGAAAATAAATCACAGCGGTTTGTGCTGGGTGTACAATACCATCCGGAGCGGATGCTTGAAACCCCCGATTTTCGGGAACACCGACGTAAACTCTTTGAGGCGTTTATTGCGGCAGCGTCCGAATAG
- a CDS encoding SRPBCC family protein, giving the protein MKTFLFKSQQTIKKPLTEVFDFFSDAHNLAAITPPWLRFEVLTPAPIEMVVGTRIDYRLKLRGIPIRWQSEITEWNPPYTFADAQRRGPYRLWQHTHTFDETEDGVVVGDTVKYAVWGGGLVNKFFVRPDIEKIFSYRTEQLDEIFHRT; this is encoded by the coding sequence ATGAAGACCTTCCTTTTTAAATCACAACAAACAATTAAGAAGCCACTCACAGAAGTCTTCGATTTTTTCTCTGACGCACATAACCTCGCTGCGATTACGCCGCCGTGGCTCCGTTTTGAAGTCCTAACCCCGGCGCCGATTGAAATGGTCGTCGGAACGCGTATCGACTATCGGTTGAAATTACGAGGCATTCCGATTCGTTGGCAGAGCGAGATTACCGAGTGGAACCCTCCATACACCTTCGCGGATGCGCAACGTCGGGGTCCGTATCGGCTCTGGCAGCATACACATACCTTTGATGAAACGGAAGACGGTGTTGTTGTAGGGGATACGGTCAAATATGCGGTCTGGGGAGGTGGACTCGTTAATAAATTTTTCGTGCGTCCGGATATAGAAAAAATCTTTTCTTACCGCACCGAACAGTTAGATGAAATCTTCCATCGGACTTAG
- the nadE gene encoding NAD(+) synthase — translation MKAVLATCNLNQWSLDFEGNTERIIESIEIAKERGARYRLGPELEITGYSCEDHFLELDTLLHSWESLACILKSGRTDGILCDIGMPVMHKNVRYNCRVFVLDGTLLLIRPKMVLASDGNYREHRWFTAWERGWNTEPYTLPREIAELTGQRTVPIGIAAIATGDTFLASETCEELFVPMSPHIHFGNAGVEIIANGSGSHHELRKLDTRIALIRNASAKNGGVYLYANQQGCDGGRLYFDGCALIAQNGEILAQGSQFSLKNVEVVTATVNLHDVRAYRGAKASRAVQASKMEPLPQIDIDFDVGMEGGKDSRSGGQSSNLPIFQSSLPIEPQMHEPEEEIALGPACWLWDYLRRSGAGGYFIPLSGGADSGAVATLVGSMCQLVSKAIRDKDATVIRDVERWLNAGETPDVFTDPRVLANRLLYTCYIGTENSSRDTQKRAKQLAEQIGADHLNINMDGLVTALQTLFTRITQKTPRFKVEGGSYRENQALQNIQARLRMVLSYLLAQMMPWVRNRDGTLLVLGTGNVDEALRGYLTKYDCSSGDINPIGGISKHDLRRFLNWAIHNLGYTALSEIVDAPPTAELEPITETYTQTDEDDMGMTYAELSRFGQLRKMEQCGPVSMFEKLVQEWDHLSAFEVAEKVKRFFRYYAINRHKMTTLTPSYHAESYSPDDNRFDLRQFLYNVQWTWQFRRIDVYVKKLEAE, via the coding sequence ATGAAAGCGGTCCTCGCAACGTGCAACCTGAATCAATGGAGTCTCGATTTTGAAGGGAATACCGAGCGTATTATTGAATCCATAGAGATTGCGAAGGAACGCGGGGCTCGGTATCGGTTGGGACCGGAACTGGAGATTACAGGGTACTCCTGTGAAGACCATTTTCTGGAATTGGACACCCTCCTGCACAGTTGGGAGTCGCTGGCATGCATCCTCAAAAGCGGACGGACGGATGGTATTCTGTGTGACATTGGGATGCCTGTCATGCATAAGAACGTCCGATATAACTGTCGGGTCTTCGTATTGGATGGCACACTCCTGCTGATTCGTCCCAAGATGGTCCTGGCGAGCGACGGTAATTACAGGGAACATCGTTGGTTTACAGCATGGGAACGCGGTTGGAATACCGAACCGTATACACTTCCGCGCGAGATCGCCGAACTGACAGGTCAGCGGACAGTGCCTATCGGCATCGCGGCGATTGCCACTGGGGACACATTTTTGGCATCGGAGACCTGCGAGGAACTCTTTGTGCCGATGAGTCCACACATACACTTCGGTAATGCGGGTGTTGAAATCATAGCGAACGGATCAGGGTCTCACCACGAATTACGGAAATTAGACACCCGCATCGCGCTCATCAGGAACGCAAGTGCCAAAAACGGTGGGGTCTATCTCTATGCCAACCAACAGGGATGCGACGGCGGTAGACTCTATTTCGATGGGTGTGCACTGATTGCCCAAAACGGCGAGATTTTAGCCCAAGGTTCCCAATTCTCCCTCAAAAATGTGGAAGTCGTCACCGCGACGGTGAACCTTCACGACGTGCGGGCGTATCGTGGTGCGAAGGCGAGTCGAGCTGTCCAGGCAAGCAAAATGGAGCCGTTACCGCAGATAGATATTGATTTTGATGTGGGAATGGAAGGAGGGAAGGATAGCAGGAGCGGCGGACAATCTTCCAATCTTCCAATCTTCCAATCTTCTCTGCCAATCGAGCCACAGATGCATGAACCTGAGGAAGAGATCGCTTTGGGTCCGGCGTGCTGGCTCTGGGATTATCTACGCAGATCGGGTGCGGGTGGGTATTTCATTCCACTCTCTGGGGGGGCTGACAGTGGTGCCGTTGCTACGCTTGTCGGTTCGATGTGTCAGTTGGTGTCGAAAGCCATACGCGACAAGGATGCCACGGTGATTCGCGATGTAGAACGGTGGCTGAATGCGGGTGAAACTCCCGACGTTTTCACGGATCCGCGTGTCCTCGCCAATCGTTTACTGTATACATGCTACATCGGGACAGAGAATAGTTCTCGCGACACCCAAAAACGCGCGAAGCAGCTTGCGGAGCAGATCGGTGCCGATCATCTCAACATCAATATGGATGGACTCGTCACTGCGTTGCAGACGCTCTTTACCCGTATTACACAGAAGACCCCTCGATTTAAGGTTGAAGGGGGCAGTTACAGAGAAAATCAGGCACTCCAGAACATACAGGCACGATTGCGAATGGTGCTGAGTTATCTGCTCGCGCAGATGATGCCGTGGGTGCGGAATCGAGACGGCACACTTCTTGTGTTGGGCACGGGGAATGTTGACGAAGCACTACGCGGGTATCTCACAAAATATGATTGCAGCAGCGGCGACATCAACCCGATCGGTGGGATTAGCAAACACGACTTACGTCGATTCCTGAATTGGGCTATACACAATCTCGGTTATACGGCTCTCTCGGAAATCGTTGACGCACCACCGACAGCAGAACTGGAACCGATAACCGAAACCTATACGCAAACCGATGAAGACGATATGGGGATGACTTACGCCGAATTAAGTCGTTTCGGACAACTCCGAAAAATGGAGCAGTGCGGTCCTGTCAGTATGTTTGAAAAATTGGTCCAGGAGTGGGACCATCTGTCCGCATTCGAGGTTGCCGAGAAGGTCAAACGGTTTTTCAGATACTACGCTATCAATCGACACAAAATGACGACGCTAACACCCTCCTATCACGCTGAATCCTATTCGCCAGACGACAATCGTTTCGATCTACGGCAGTTCCTCTATAACGTTCAATGGACGTGGCAATTCCGACGTATTGATGTCTATGTTAAGAAATTGGAGGCAGAGTGA
- a CDS encoding transglycosylase SLT domain-containing protein produces MLRKRTFILILATLALILVLGLVISLPLDLRLLVLTPKILKYRGVIQEHAAQEALDARLVCALIVQESGFNEKAKSAAGALGLTQLMPTTAKELGVQDPFDANENIAGATRHLRTLYNAFRESPHEHQHRLVLASYNGGLGRVRDAQALVRYHETGDPLLWEPVSVTLSQLTKQHTAMHYGVWEGGKPPHGYFEGANQTLGHVERVMRYYARIRFYEGLLFFL; encoded by the coding sequence ATGCTGCGTAAACGGACATTCATTCTTATTCTCGCAACACTCGCTTTAATCCTCGTCCTCGGTTTGGTTATTAGCCTCCCGTTGGACCTGCGGTTGCTTGTGCTGACCCCGAAAATTCTCAAGTATAGAGGGGTAATTCAGGAACACGCCGCGCAAGAAGCGTTGGACGCTCGATTGGTGTGCGCCTTGATTGTGCAGGAGTCTGGGTTTAACGAAAAGGCAAAAAGCGCGGCGGGTGCATTGGGGTTGACGCAATTGATGCCGACCACGGCGAAGGAACTTGGTGTCCAAGACCCGTTTGATGCGAATGAGAACATTGCGGGAGCAACGCGCCACCTACGGACGTTATACAACGCTTTCCGAGAAAGCCCACACGAACATCAGCATCGTTTGGTATTAGCGAGTTATAACGGGGGGCTTGGACGGGTCCGCGATGCCCAAGCACTCGTTCGTTACCATGAGACGGGAGATCCTCTTCTCTGGGAACCCGTGAGTGTTACACTCAGTCAGCTGACGAAACAACACACCGCCATGCATTACGGGGTTTGGGAAGGCGGCAAACCGCCCCACGGCTATTTTGAAGGTGCCAACCAGACGCTGGGACATGTAGAACGCGTGATGCGCTACTACGCACGCATCCGTTTCTATGAGGGGTTGCTGTTTTTCCTCTGA
- a CDS encoding asparagine synthetase B: MTVNVAGAEWLLIPMEIGAQTNHLKAYGLTYWALEVPREYRCYWWLNYRGGAFVLPDSRDVRIRAALMGVRFEPINHADYLSIKESVLEGSNMDEILLEKAPKIAVYAPSEASPYRDPWDDAVKIALDYAEIPYDEIWDKEVQSGVLETEGYDWLHLHHEDFTGQHGKFHAAFSTQVWYQQRMLMFEKAATAAGFGRVARHKGQTAQMIADYIVNGGFVFAMCSAPETLDIALAARGGALDIVAPELDGTPIESDAHIHLDFQRTLAFENFSLYTNPFRYEFSDIDNPNPDRDAQSGIEDFKLFEFAAKHDPIPTMLTQNHVSIVPGYLGQTTSFNMDKIRGSVTILGQVEGSNYAKYIHGKLGKGTFTFLGGHDPEDYRHLVGEGKIPTNLDLHKHSPGYRLILNNILFPAARKKPQKT, from the coding sequence ATGACGGTAAACGTGGCTGGTGCGGAATGGCTCCTGATACCGATGGAGATCGGGGCACAGACCAACCACCTCAAGGCTTACGGGCTGACATACTGGGCATTAGAGGTTCCGCGAGAGTACCGATGCTACTGGTGGTTGAACTATCGCGGGGGTGCGTTCGTCCTACCCGACTCGCGAGACGTGCGGATACGCGCGGCGTTGATGGGAGTGCGCTTTGAACCGATAAATCACGCCGATTACCTCAGTATAAAGGAATCTGTTCTCGAAGGTAGCAACATGGACGAGATTCTCTTGGAAAAAGCCCCCAAAATCGCTGTGTATGCCCCCTCAGAGGCATCACCCTACCGAGATCCTTGGGACGATGCAGTCAAAATCGCCTTAGATTATGCAGAGATTCCCTACGATGAAATATGGGACAAAGAGGTCCAAAGTGGGGTGTTAGAAACAGAAGGGTACGACTGGCTTCATCTCCATCACGAGGACTTTACAGGTCAGCACGGTAAGTTCCACGCCGCATTTTCCACGCAGGTCTGGTATCAGCAACGGATGCTGATGTTTGAAAAAGCCGCCACAGCGGCAGGGTTTGGTCGGGTGGCGCGGCATAAAGGGCAGACGGCACAGATGATCGCGGACTATATCGTCAACGGTGGGTTTGTTTTTGCCATGTGTTCTGCGCCAGAAACCCTTGACATTGCTCTGGCGGCACGCGGGGGGGCACTCGATATTGTTGCGCCTGAATTGGATGGGACACCGATTGAATCGGATGCCCATATCCACCTCGACTTTCAGCGCACTTTGGCATTTGAGAATTTTAGCCTTTACACGAACCCATTCCGATACGAATTCTCAGACATTGACAACCCGAATCCTGATCGGGATGCACAGAGCGGGATTGAGGATTTCAAACTCTTTGAGTTTGCTGCGAAACATGATCCCATTCCGACGATGCTCACGCAGAATCACGTAAGCATTGTGCCGGGGTATCTCGGACAGACGACATCCTTTAATATGGACAAGATTCGTGGCTCTGTGACCATCTTAGGGCAGGTAGAAGGTAGCAACTACGCAAAATACATCCACGGCAAATTGGGGAAGGGGACGTTTACATTCCTCGGTGGACACGATCCGGAGGATTACCGTCACCTTGTCGGTGAGGGAAAAATACCAACGAACCTTGATTTGCACAAACATTCACCGGGGTATAGGTTAATCCTGAACAATATCCTATTTCCGGCGGCGCGTAAGAAACCACAGAAGACCTAA
- a CDS encoding CcmD family protein: MKIAVLVSFVVVLGVFIFATQAPVTLTADEVAKAIEEASSESEVPVDEDILAQAMQLSVVKLEKAQSTRLKYLASAYLVIWLVFVLYILNLDRKQQELDKRLAQLEHESDEDLPF; encoded by the coding sequence ATGAAAATAGCGGTTCTTGTGAGTTTTGTGGTGGTTTTAGGTGTATTCATCTTTGCAACTCAAGCCCCAGTCACCTTGACAGCAGACGAAGTCGCGAAGGCTATTGAAGAAGCAAGTTCAGAATCCGAAGTTCCTGTAGATGAAGATATCTTAGCACAAGCCATGCAACTGTCCGTTGTGAAACTCGAAAAGGCACAAAGCACACGCCTCAAGTATCTTGCCTCCGCCTATTTGGTTATCTGGTTAGTCTTTGTTCTATATATCCTAAACTTGGATCGGAAGCAGCAGGAACTCGACAAACGCTTAGCACAATTGGAACACGAATCCGATGAAGACCTTCCTTTTTAA